The Methylomagnum ishizawai genome has a window encoding:
- a CDS encoding EF-hand domain-containing protein, with translation MNLHQRLSAGLILLLSVGTVCAKHPPDTFFPADYDTNRDGTITQDEVQAGRALEFMGIDTDASGYLGVEEVQAWLEQQQSKQFDQLDIDHNGLLSPEEFVDARTGRALRIAKKTFKFTDANTDGALSLPEYNVLKPVNLDLIRLFSVLDLDDDDQISQGEYLQAVSARNAN, from the coding sequence ATGAACCTCCATCAACGCTTATCCGCCGGGCTGATCTTGCTGCTGTCGGTCGGCACCGTCTGCGCCAAACACCCGCCGGACACTTTCTTCCCCGCCGATTACGACACCAACCGCGACGGCACCATCACCCAGGACGAGGTCCAGGCCGGCCGGGCCTTGGAGTTCATGGGGATAGACACCGATGCCAGCGGCTATCTCGGCGTGGAGGAGGTCCAGGCTTGGCTGGAACAGCAGCAAAGCAAGCAGTTCGACCAATTGGATATCGACCACAACGGACTGCTGAGTCCCGAGGAATTCGTCGATGCCCGCACGGGCCGGGCCTTGCGCATCGCCAAGAAGACCTTCAAGTTCACCGACGCCAATACCGACGGGGCTTTGTCGCTGCCCGAATATAACGTGCTGAAGCCGGTGAACCTGGACCTGATCCGGCTGTTCAGCGTCCTCGACCTCGACGACGACGACCAGATTTCCCAGGGCGAATATTTGCAGGCGGTATCGGCGCGGAACGCTAATTGA
- a CDS encoding GMC oxidoreductase, with amino-acid sequence MMIDARDMDDDRLVETDICIIGAGAAGIMIALEFAHSGMNICLLESGGLQVDRRTQRLQAIHNVGRRYNGLRFLRPRYFGGATNLWGGHCVPLRALNFERVPWIPYSGWPFGIEEIRPYYARAQRYLDLGDNDHDPAQVAGELGLGLFPFAADKVETVMSRYMGQTKFDARRFGSHYRGQIADAANITAYIYANVAAINRDRDAPRIRDVAVRTLTGRRFAVRAKHYVLAAGGVENARLLLLSNQIQDNGLGNDHDLIGRFFMEHIWYRSGKILPHNGHQPLCIYGAPQQSRAGWVQCHLALPEAVVRQYQIPDFRAEITINTPSAFDKLVELAHDARKNIMDIDALDTVALMAFQKYRKLFKQFVQAHAPTKYPVVYRLSNFVEQVPNPDSRIRLSEQRDALGLRKATIDWRISALDKQGIGVAHRLIAAEVEHSGFGRMAVEIPEDEPEILYGASGAGHHMGTTRMNVNPRWGVVDENCRIHGLDNIYIAGSSVFPTSGFANPTLTIIALALRLADHLKGMARR; translated from the coding sequence ATGATGATCGATGCCAGGGATATGGACGACGATAGGCTGGTGGAAACGGATATCTGTATTATCGGGGCGGGGGCGGCGGGAATTATGATCGCCCTGGAATTCGCCCATAGCGGCATGAATATCTGTCTCTTGGAAAGCGGCGGACTACAGGTGGACAGGCGTACCCAGCGTCTACAGGCCATCCATAATGTGGGGCGCAGATATAATGGTTTGCGGTTTCTACGGCCCCGGTATTTCGGCGGGGCGACCAATCTTTGGGGCGGGCATTGCGTGCCGCTGCGGGCGCTCAATTTCGAGCGCGTGCCCTGGATTCCCTATAGTGGCTGGCCCTTCGGGATCGAGGAGATACGGCCCTATTATGCCCGCGCCCAGCGATACTTGGATTTGGGGGATAACGACCACGATCCGGCCCAGGTGGCCGGAGAACTGGGCTTGGGCTTGTTCCCGTTCGCGGCGGATAAGGTCGAGACCGTCATGTCGCGCTATATGGGCCAGACCAAATTCGATGCCCGGCGCTTCGGCAGCCATTATCGCGGGCAGATCGCGGACGCCGCCAATATCACCGCCTATATCTACGCCAATGTGGCCGCCATCAACCGGGACCGGGATGCGCCACGCATCCGGGATGTCGCGGTGCGGACCTTGACCGGTAGGCGCTTCGCGGTGCGGGCCAAGCATTATGTGCTGGCGGCGGGGGGCGTGGAAAATGCCCGGTTGTTGCTGCTCTCGAATCAAATCCAGGACAATGGGTTGGGGAACGACCATGATTTGATCGGGCGGTTTTTCATGGAGCATATCTGGTATCGCAGCGGGAAGATATTGCCCCATAACGGGCATCAGCCCTTGTGTATCTACGGGGCGCCGCAGCAATCCCGCGCCGGTTGGGTGCAATGCCATTTGGCCTTGCCCGAAGCCGTGGTCAGGCAATATCAAATTCCCGATTTCCGCGCGGAAATCACCATCAATACCCCGTCGGCATTCGATAAGCTGGTCGAATTGGCCCATGACGCCCGCAAGAACATCATGGATATCGATGCCCTCGATACCGTGGCGCTGATGGCCTTCCAGAAATACCGGAAACTGTTCAAGCAATTCGTGCAGGCCCACGCGCCGACCAAGTATCCGGTGGTCTATCGCTTATCCAATTTCGTGGAGCAAGTGCCCAATCCGGATAGCCGGATACGGCTTTCGGAACAACGGGATGCCTTGGGTTTGCGTAAAGCCACCATCGATTGGCGGATTTCGGCCTTGGATAAACAGGGGATCGGCGTGGCCCATCGCTTGATCGCCGCCGAGGTGGAGCATTCCGGGTTTGGCCGGATGGCGGTGGAAATCCCCGAGGACGAGCCGGAGATACTTTATGGCGCGAGCGGGGCCGGCCATCATATGGGCACGACGCGCATGAATGTGAATCCGCGCTGGGGCGTGGTGGATGAAAACTGCCGGATTCATGGTTTGGATAATATTTATATCGCGGGTTCTTCGGTGTTTCCGACCAGCGGTTTCGCCAATCCCACCTTGACCATTATCGCGCTGGCGCTGCGGTTGGCGGATCATTTGAAGGGGATGGCGCGGCGGTGA
- a CDS encoding protoglobin domain-containing protein gives MQNLNYSELTQYAKALANFTPEQERVVMESGALLKPHLVEVTESFYDKLLAIPETRRFLQGRTERLKNTHLSWLDKIFTGPYDNEYTAYMYMVGVIHVRVDLPVEFMAAGMTLIADALSTKLNALYGGDHRQSRDTMAAINGVLGYSLIVMQKSYQSSMEEQLQKFLKITGITRALYQNMALAYKGG, from the coding sequence ATGCAAAATTTGAATTATTCGGAACTGACCCAATACGCGAAAGCGCTGGCGAATTTCACCCCGGAACAGGAGCGCGTGGTCATGGAATCGGGCGCATTGCTGAAACCCCATTTGGTCGAAGTCACCGAATCCTTCTACGACAAACTGCTGGCCATCCCGGAAACCCGTAGATTCCTGCAAGGGCGTACCGAACGCCTCAAAAACACCCATTTATCCTGGCTGGATAAAATATTCACCGGACCTTATGACAATGAATATACCGCCTATATGTACATGGTGGGTGTCATCCATGTCCGGGTGGATTTGCCGGTGGAATTCATGGCGGCGGGGATGACCTTGATCGCGGACGCCCTCTCCACCAAGCTGAACGCCCTCTACGGCGGCGACCATCGCCAATCCCGCGACACCATGGCGGCGATCAATGGGGTCTTGGGATATTCCCTCATCGTGATGCAAAAATCCTATCAATCCTCGATGGAGGAGCAGTTGCAGAAATTCCTGAAAATCACCGGCATCACCCGTGCGCTGTATCAAAACATGGCCCTGGCCTATAAAGGCGGCTGA